The following are encoded in a window of Telmatobacter sp. DSM 110680 genomic DNA:
- the lptD gene encoding LPS assembly protein LptD: MFITVITLCHLQLVGQVLTKALPPAQSPASATEGEQKISPSQLPDDPGQEAIPVAKPEPVPAGGVPVQLEAGRQTWVSNTWTGTGGVVVHYHDYILRADKVVYHRDTSELEAEGHLQVTGGPSDAYITASHGDMRLDMHTARFYDVNGSLGVRRAGRIAVYSTANPFLFSGRVLLQTGEGSYKIVDGTMTNCRLPKPDWQLIAHAIAVANNQATTKNVFFKFVGIPLFYLPYLRHPVDETGRESGLLIPVVSSSTTRGLIIGEQVYIVLNRSMDMVVGTEYYSKRGWAPNGDFRYKGAGLNHFTAKWNALFDRGIFVPPSTTLVHQGGTDIAADGRYDLTSETRAALKTEYLSSYLYKLAFNDNYLQAVNSQVHSTISLTHTHNGFVPSAYLERLQNFASSNQGDEVRILHLPSLRFDVLSEPLHTSPFYWRMGSSISYLGRSEFGFHVRNLGRFDLYPHLSLPLAGGGWSVVPEIALRETAYTGSQVPDLAGANGGTPSVSHDPLSRSNLEASVDVRPPALERDFRIGNHELRHVIEPELMYNFVGGIGGKARSVPLFDPTDIATDTNEIGFSLTQRFFTKADNASPCQAGDSEESSTCPAQPREWATWQIAQKYFLNPTFGGALIPGRRNVFDTTLDLTGIAFLTNARNLSPLVSRLRFEAVNNLRIEWDLDYDPRGGRLDADNLFAGYNFGMTTVGLGHSLLNAVDEKGSAASLIQSQQLQPFIEIGKPNAAGLNLAANGGYDFVNGALQYAGVQAVYNWNCCGLSLGYRRFALGSVRDETQYLYSFTLANFGSVGDIRRSNTVFHDPGLPPAY, translated from the coding sequence GTGTTTATCACGGTGATCACTCTGTGTCACCTGCAACTTGTCGGACAGGTGTTAACCAAGGCGTTACCCCCTGCCCAGAGTCCGGCCAGTGCAACAGAAGGTGAGCAGAAGATATCTCCGTCGCAGCTACCCGATGACCCGGGTCAGGAAGCAATTCCCGTCGCAAAACCTGAGCCAGTGCCCGCTGGCGGCGTGCCCGTTCAACTGGAAGCAGGTCGTCAGACCTGGGTATCCAATACGTGGACAGGAACCGGTGGAGTCGTGGTTCACTACCACGATTACATCCTGCGCGCCGACAAGGTGGTGTATCACCGCGATACGTCCGAATTGGAAGCAGAAGGGCATCTGCAGGTAACGGGCGGCCCCAGCGATGCCTACATCACCGCTTCTCACGGGGACATGCGGCTGGATATGCATACTGCCCGCTTCTATGACGTCAACGGCTCCCTTGGAGTCCGGCGGGCCGGACGCATAGCCGTTTACTCGACAGCTAACCCTTTTCTGTTCTCGGGCCGGGTCCTGCTGCAGACTGGCGAAGGAAGCTACAAGATCGTCGATGGCACAATGACGAACTGCCGTCTCCCCAAGCCGGATTGGCAATTGATTGCCCATGCGATTGCGGTCGCAAACAATCAAGCCACAACGAAGAATGTGTTTTTCAAATTTGTGGGAATTCCCCTCTTCTATCTCCCCTACCTTCGGCATCCGGTGGATGAGACCGGGCGAGAGAGTGGGTTGTTGATCCCCGTTGTAAGCAGCTCGACGACTCGTGGGTTAATTATCGGGGAACAGGTCTACATCGTTCTCAACCGCAGCATGGACATGGTGGTGGGCACGGAGTATTACAGCAAGCGTGGGTGGGCCCCCAACGGCGACTTCCGCTACAAAGGCGCAGGTCTAAACCACTTCACCGCCAAGTGGAATGCATTGTTCGACCGCGGCATATTCGTTCCTCCGTCCACCACCCTCGTGCACCAGGGCGGAACTGATATAGCGGCAGACGGCCGTTATGACTTGACCTCGGAGACTCGTGCAGCCCTCAAGACCGAATATCTCTCGAGTTACCTTTACAAACTGGCGTTCAACGACAACTATCTTCAAGCTGTAAATTCCCAAGTCCATAGCACCATATCTTTAACCCACACTCACAACGGATTTGTGCCCTCCGCTTATCTGGAACGGCTGCAAAATTTCGCTAGTTCCAATCAGGGGGACGAAGTACGAATTCTGCACCTGCCCAGCCTGCGCTTCGACGTCCTCAGCGAACCGCTGCATACCTCTCCTTTTTACTGGAGAATGGGTTCATCGATCAGCTACCTGGGCCGATCGGAATTTGGCTTTCACGTTCGCAACCTGGGCAGGTTCGATCTCTATCCTCACCTATCGTTGCCATTGGCAGGGGGCGGCTGGAGTGTCGTCCCAGAAATCGCACTGCGCGAGACTGCCTACACGGGAAGCCAGGTTCCAGACCTCGCCGGCGCGAATGGCGGCACCCCCTCCGTCAGCCATGACCCGTTGAGCCGTAGCAATCTTGAAGCGTCGGTCGACGTGAGACCACCAGCGTTGGAACGCGATTTCAGAATAGGCAACCACGAATTGCGCCACGTGATCGAGCCAGAGCTCATGTATAACTTCGTCGGTGGAATCGGCGGCAAGGCGCGCAGCGTCCCGCTATTCGACCCTACCGACATTGCCACCGACACCAACGAAATTGGATTCTCGTTGACCCAGCGCTTTTTCACAAAGGCGGACAATGCTTCGCCTTGTCAGGCAGGAGACAGCGAAGAATCGTCAACGTGTCCCGCACAGCCGCGAGAGTGGGCCACCTGGCAGATCGCCCAGAAGTATTTCCTGAATCCAACTTTCGGCGGAGCCCTTATTCCAGGCCGCAGAAATGTGTTCGACACCACGCTCGACCTCACCGGAATTGCATTTCTGACCAACGCGCGGAACCTCTCGCCCTTGGTATCACGGCTCCGCTTCGAAGCTGTCAATAACTTGCGCATCGAATGGGATTTGGATTACGACCCGAGGGGCGGTCGACTCGATGCGGATAATTTGTTTGCCGGTTACAACTTCGGTATGACCACGGTAGGGCTTGGCCACTCCCTCCTGAATGCTGTAGATGAGAAAGGCAGTGCCGCTTCCTTGATCCAGAGCCAGCAACTGCAACCGTTTATTGAGATTGGAAAGCCCAATGCCGCCGGACTCAACCTGGCCGCTAACGGTGGCTACGATTTTGTAAATGGTGCACTGCAGTATGCCGGGGTCCAGGCAGTCTACAACTGGAATTGCTGCGGTTTAAGCCTCGGCTACAGGCGGTTTGCGTTAGGGTCCGTTCGAGACGAAACCCAGTATTTGTATAGTTTTACGCTCGCAAACTTCGGCTCGGTAGGTGATATTCGACGGTCGAATACGGTATTCCATGATCCGGGCCTGCCTCCAGCCTACTGA
- a CDS encoding RDD family protein, with translation MNRRLAEHKNRKGISVVPEDASEDGQTVSSSKAAAAAARVAARYAKTPSFSDMQAAEARGALRAAEAATKVALEAQAAAQAVLDRIQNGGEERTSEYESQAIQTPVQPRQAHKLTSSSGEAAAEAAIEIRWEPDLPARPAAQQHHDVTYPWEMPSDSAGGFDGGYIYESVEAAQDIPANLIEFPREIIATRRLRPRIGEEQADSTDPHQLSIFEVEPDSVSTSPMASSVAAAQERTWIGSSWQQIELEEQPQRLPDYYAIVPDDAPKLYQAPFGRRMMATLVDTALILSLACGAAYLVASRFDHLPGIRVSEVCGVIATLGLAALYEWFFLTYAKVTPGMRYAQLSLCTFDEEVPNALQVKGRLKAMLISVLPVGLGMVWSIFDEDQMSWHDRLSKTYLRLS, from the coding sequence GTGAATCGTCGCCTTGCGGAGCATAAAAACCGCAAGGGCATTTCTGTTGTACCCGAAGATGCCTCGGAGGATGGACAAACAGTATCGAGCAGCAAGGCCGCCGCTGCTGCGGCTCGTGTAGCCGCGCGATATGCCAAAACCCCAAGCTTTAGCGATATGCAGGCTGCTGAAGCACGCGGCGCATTGCGGGCAGCCGAAGCGGCAACGAAAGTTGCTCTCGAGGCTCAGGCTGCTGCGCAGGCAGTGCTCGACCGCATCCAGAACGGCGGGGAAGAGCGCACTTCAGAATACGAGTCGCAAGCGATTCAAACTCCAGTGCAGCCACGGCAAGCGCACAAGTTGACATCTTCGTCTGGTGAAGCGGCAGCAGAAGCTGCGATCGAAATCCGGTGGGAGCCGGATTTGCCTGCTCGTCCGGCGGCACAGCAGCATCACGATGTGACTTATCCGTGGGAGATGCCTTCAGATTCTGCGGGCGGGTTTGACGGCGGATATATTTATGAGTCCGTCGAAGCGGCGCAGGACATTCCTGCAAACCTAATTGAATTTCCCCGCGAGATTATTGCCACGCGCCGCCTGCGTCCCAGGATCGGGGAGGAGCAAGCGGATTCTACTGATCCACATCAGCTCAGTATTTTCGAAGTGGAGCCGGACAGCGTTTCGACCTCACCGATGGCTTCTTCAGTGGCCGCGGCACAAGAACGCACTTGGATCGGTTCCAGTTGGCAGCAGATCGAACTTGAAGAGCAGCCGCAACGGTTGCCCGACTACTACGCGATCGTGCCCGACGATGCCCCCAAGCTCTATCAGGCTCCGTTCGGCAGGCGCATGATGGCAACGCTAGTTGATACGGCGTTGATCCTTAGCCTGGCATGTGGAGCGGCTTACCTGGTCGCATCCAGATTCGATCATCTCCCGGGCATTCGAGTTTCAGAAGTCTGCGGAGTTATCGCGACGCTGGGACTTGCTGCTCTTTACGAGTGGTTCTTCCTGACCTATGCCAAGGTAACGCCGGGGATGCGGTACGCCCAGCTGTCGCTCTGCACTTTTGATGAAGAAGTGCCAAATGCCCTGCAGGTAAAGGGACGACTAAAGGCAATGCTGATCTCTGTTCTTCCCGTTGGGCTGGGTATGGTCTGGTCGATCTTTGATGAAGACCAGATGAGCTGGCACGACCGGCTCTCGAAGACCTATCTACGGTTGAGCTAG
- a CDS encoding MFS transporter: MPMRAWLVFFLFLLSAIAFLDRTNISIAGPQISQEFSLGNVRLGWVISAFLVGYAASQVLAGWIAVRLGPRRALSLAVLWWAVFTLATALVSPRLPHALATLIAVRLALGVGEAIMYPASNQFVAQWIPVAERGRVNGVIFAGVGAGTGLTPLLLTAIIASHGWRSAFWFSATVGLAAGIAWYLIARDTPEQHPLVSPRELQTVRAGLIEVNKLDQGKTSIPWRAILRSRTVLLLTFACFCFGYVAWIFLGWFYLYMAQARSLDLKASAFYTMFPFIAMTIFCIVGGLLGDLIASRHGLRAGRCGPGFFSLLVAAALLIVGSRVASAPIAAMTLAAGAGALYISQSSYWSVTADIAGRHAGIVSAVMNTGAQIGGAVTVSLTPWIAQQFGWTSSFLVAALLAVAGALAWLGVDPERSLAQP; encoded by the coding sequence ATGCCAATGCGCGCGTGGCTGGTCTTCTTCCTGTTTTTGCTAAGTGCCATCGCGTTCCTTGATCGCACCAATATCTCGATCGCCGGCCCGCAGATCAGTCAGGAATTCAGCCTCGGCAACGTCCGCCTCGGTTGGGTCATCAGCGCATTTCTCGTGGGCTACGCAGCCTCCCAGGTACTTGCCGGATGGATCGCAGTCAGGCTTGGCCCGCGGCGGGCTCTATCGCTGGCGGTGCTCTGGTGGGCAGTATTCACGCTCGCCACCGCACTTGTTTCTCCCCGATTGCCCCATGCTCTTGCGACCTTGATCGCCGTCCGTCTCGCGCTTGGCGTCGGAGAAGCCATTATGTACCCGGCCTCCAACCAGTTTGTAGCCCAGTGGATACCTGTCGCTGAACGTGGCCGCGTCAACGGCGTCATCTTTGCCGGAGTGGGCGCCGGAACAGGATTAACGCCACTTCTGCTCACTGCGATCATCGCCAGCCACGGATGGCGCAGCGCATTCTGGTTCAGCGCAACCGTCGGGCTTGCCGCCGGCATCGCCTGGTATCTCATCGCACGCGACACACCTGAACAACATCCGCTCGTGTCACCCCGGGAACTCCAAACAGTCCGCGCAGGCTTGATTGAAGTCAATAAGCTTGATCAAGGTAAGACCAGCATCCCCTGGCGCGCGATCCTACGCAGCCGCACAGTCCTCCTGCTCACGTTCGCTTGCTTCTGTTTTGGATATGTCGCCTGGATATTCCTCGGCTGGTTCTATCTGTACATGGCGCAGGCACGCAGCCTTGATTTGAAGGCAAGCGCGTTCTACACCATGTTTCCCTTCATCGCGATGACCATCTTCTGCATCGTCGGCGGCCTGCTCGGAGACTTGATAGCATCTCGCCACGGATTGCGTGCTGGCCGTTGCGGTCCTGGATTTTTCTCGCTACTCGTCGCGGCGGCACTGCTCATCGTCGGCTCGCGCGTCGCCAGCGCACCCATCGCTGCAATGACGCTCGCCGCCGGTGCAGGTGCACTTTACATCTCGCAGAGTTCCTACTGGTCTGTCACCGCCGACATTGCCGGCCGGCATGCAGGCATCGTGTCCGCCGTGATGAATACCGGAGCGCAGATCGGGGGCGCGGTCACTGTATCCCTCACACCCTGGATCGCCCAGCAATTCGGATGGACTTCGTCGTTCCTGGTGGCAGCGCTTTTGGCCGTTGCAGGCGCACTGGCTTGGCTCGGAGTGGATCCTGAGCGGAGCCTAGCTCAACCGTAG
- a CDS encoding ROK family protein: protein MTTAIGVVVTEHIVAGRLEDMRLVGETVRYPQNVDEVDALNGLPVGEFVEILSGEIISVIGKGDVDAIGVAVPGITRHGVVEDSPNLTQIKGMHLGDELTRVLVAKGINAPVHIANDADAIAAGVAATRGQLNKLTRVWTIGNGIGYGRWPYVEGVWEGGHITVTLDPKERFCGCGGVGHLEGIMGYRAMRMRFLDLEPEEVFAQAKKGDTRCREFVDLWHSALAAATASFIHLAGPGRFYFTGHNVGFLDIPMLRRHLETMVKMSPLLSYSLEILPNDDATALLGAGVSAIRALAS from the coding sequence ATGACCACCGCAATTGGCGTTGTCGTTACCGAACACATTGTTGCCGGCAGGCTCGAGGATATGCGGCTCGTAGGAGAAACCGTGCGCTATCCCCAGAACGTCGATGAGGTCGACGCACTGAACGGCCTCCCCGTCGGTGAGTTCGTCGAAATTCTTTCCGGCGAAATTATCTCCGTAATCGGTAAGGGCGACGTCGATGCCATTGGCGTAGCGGTCCCCGGCATTACGCGACACGGCGTCGTCGAGGATTCGCCCAATCTGACCCAGATTAAAGGCATGCATCTTGGCGACGAGCTCACCCGCGTCCTCGTTGCCAAGGGAATCAATGCTCCTGTACACATCGCCAACGACGCCGACGCCATTGCCGCAGGCGTTGCCGCCACGCGCGGCCAACTCAATAAGCTCACCCGTGTCTGGACCATCGGCAACGGCATCGGCTATGGCCGCTGGCCCTACGTTGAGGGAGTCTGGGAAGGCGGACACATCACCGTCACACTCGATCCCAAGGAGCGTTTCTGCGGATGTGGCGGAGTGGGCCACCTCGAAGGCATCATGGGCTATCGAGCCATGCGCATGCGCTTCCTCGACCTCGAGCCGGAAGAAGTTTTCGCGCAAGCCAAGAAAGGCGATACCCGCTGCCGTGAATTCGTAGACCTGTGGCACAGCGCGCTCGCTGCCGCAACAGCTTCGTTCATTCACCTTGCCGGTCCTGGCCGCTTCTACTTCACCGGACACAACGTAGGCTTCCTCGACATCCCCATGTTGCGCCGACATCTCGAAACCATGGTGAAAATGAGCCCGCTCCTCAGCTACTCACTCGAAATCCTGCCGAACGATGACGCCACCGCGCTGCTAGGTGCCGGCGTAAGCGCGATCCGCGCTCTCGCGTCCTGA
- the sthA gene encoding Si-specific NAD(P)(+) transhydrogenase, translating to MSAAKYDLIVIGSGPSGQRAAVAASKMKKRVAVVEARAVVGGVCVNTGTIPSKTMREAVLHLSGYNYRSVYGMNYRVKEKISMADLAFRVQAVIKTEVDVTEAQLSRNGIDIIHGIAHFIDPHQVRVEGLNGDTTIEAERIIIAVGTKPAGSPKVPINGRTIINSDQVLELPSLPKSLIVVGGGVIGVEYTCMFSTLGVRATLIEKRAKLLEFADQEIVESLSYHLRDSRVTMRLGEEVESVEELADGTVVANLESKKRVSGDALLYAVGRQGAIDDLNLAAAGIQADNRGRIPVNENYQTNVEHIYAVGDVVGFPSLASVSMEQGRIAAARAFNDTHTSSNPSFYPYGIYTIPEISFIGKTEEQLTDEDVPYEVGMAFYRETARGQIRGDTTGRLKLIFHRDTRKVLGVHIIGEGASELVHIGQAVMIMGGTVDYFVDTVFNYPTLAECYKAAAFNGLGRLHRYQVE from the coding sequence ATGAGTGCCGCCAAATACGACCTTATCGTTATCGGTTCAGGGCCTTCCGGACAGCGTGCCGCTGTGGCCGCTTCCAAGATGAAAAAGCGCGTGGCGGTAGTTGAGGCGCGAGCCGTCGTCGGCGGAGTATGCGTAAACACTGGCACCATCCCCTCCAAAACCATGCGCGAGGCCGTCCTCCATCTCTCGGGATACAACTACCGTTCCGTCTACGGCATGAACTACCGGGTCAAAGAAAAGATCTCCATGGCCGACCTGGCCTTTCGTGTGCAGGCCGTGATCAAGACTGAAGTCGATGTCACCGAGGCCCAACTCTCGCGCAACGGCATTGACATCATCCACGGCATCGCCCACTTTATCGATCCGCACCAGGTGCGCGTCGAAGGCCTCAACGGGGACACCACCATCGAGGCCGAGCGCATCATCATCGCCGTCGGAACCAAGCCGGCTGGCTCGCCCAAAGTCCCCATCAACGGCCGCACCATCATCAACAGCGACCAGGTTCTTGAATTACCTTCGCTGCCAAAGTCGTTGATCGTAGTCGGCGGCGGTGTCATCGGCGTCGAATACACCTGCATGTTTTCCACCCTCGGTGTTCGCGCCACCCTGATTGAAAAACGCGCCAAGCTGCTCGAATTCGCAGATCAGGAAATTGTCGAGTCCCTTAGCTACCATCTGCGCGACAGCCGGGTCACCATGCGACTCGGAGAAGAGGTAGAGAGCGTCGAAGAATTAGCCGACGGTACAGTGGTCGCCAATCTCGAAAGCAAGAAGCGTGTTTCCGGGGATGCGCTCCTGTACGCTGTCGGCCGCCAGGGCGCTATCGACGATCTCAATCTGGCTGCGGCCGGCATTCAGGCGGATAACCGTGGCCGCATTCCCGTGAACGAGAACTACCAGACCAACGTGGAACACATCTACGCCGTCGGAGATGTAGTCGGCTTCCCTTCCCTGGCTTCCGTTTCGATGGAACAGGGTCGCATCGCCGCGGCGCGCGCATTTAACGACACCCACACCTCTTCCAATCCCAGCTTTTACCCCTACGGCATTTACACAATTCCGGAAATCAGCTTCATCGGCAAGACTGAAGAGCAGCTCACCGACGAGGATGTCCCGTATGAGGTGGGTATGGCGTTCTATCGCGAAACGGCGCGCGGCCAGATTCGCGGCGATACCACCGGCCGCCTGAAGCTGATCTTCCACCGCGACACCCGCAAAGTTTTAGGCGTCCACATCATCGGCGAAGGCGCCAGCGAACTGGTCCACATCGGGCAGGCGGTGATGATCATGGGCGGCACTGTCGACTACTTCGTTGATACCGTCTTTAACTATCCAACTCTGGCTGAATGCTACAAAGCCGCAGCATTCAACGGTCTCGGCCGCCTGCACCGTTATCAGGTGGAGTAA